The sequence below is a genomic window from Aureispira sp. CCB-E.
TTGGATATAAATTCGTTACAGAAGAGGGATAAAAATTGTATCAATTATATTTATGAAAATCTGGAAACAATCGTTTACCTTAGAAGGCTTGGACAATATGTCCGCTAATACTCTATCCGAAACCTTTGATATCAAATTTGTAGAGTTTGGTGATAATTATTTGATAGCAGAAATGCCTGTCACAAATAAAAATGTACAACCTATGCGCATTTTACACGGTGGAGCCTCTGTTGCACTAGCAGAAACTGTTGGAAGTATTGCCTCTGTCCTTTGTTTGGACGACCCTACAACAAATCATCCCGTAGGGTTAGACATCAACGCCAATCATTTGCGCTCTGTTCCCGAAGGAGGGAAAGTCCAAGCAAAAGTTACTCCAATTCATTTGGGTAAAAAAACACATGTATGGCACATTGATATTACAAATGAAGCAGGTAAAATGGTTTGTGTCAGTCGATTAACAATGATGATTCGAAAAGCTCGAATCTAGTTCATTCCTAATCATAATAATTACTATATAGCCCTCTAATTGTTAATAGAGGGCTTTCGTTTTTTCATAGTTACTTTCTGCTTATCGAACGATCAACTTTTCTTCATAAAATACTCCTTGATTGTTGGTTGCTATAATAGAATACAAACCTGTTGCTAAACTTTGTACATCTACTGTTAAATTTCCCTTTCCTATCGTCGTTTCTTCCTTAACAACCTTGCCTTGCGTATCCACAATTTTCCATTTCAGCGTTTCTCTGTTGCTTGGAAAATCGAAAGTTATTTGAATAGTGTTACTAGCTGGATTGGGATACACATTGAAGGTATTCTTGGAACTGGTTTTAATTGCATCCGTCCCTACCGTTGTATTGACTTGAATTGTAAATCCCTTAACCTCTACCCCAGGAACTGGCATTGCATGGTCGTTGACTTCCACCCAAAAGGTATGTACCCCTGTATCTTGAACCGTTGGTGTCCAACAAAATGTTCCTATAGGATTGTTGGTTGTATCAATCGTAAATGTTGCTCCTGCTATAGCGTTGTTCCATGTCATGGTCAACTGTTGGCTTGTATCCAAATCTTCTCCATGTATATCAAAACAAAGTGTTTGACCAACTAGTATCGTGGTATCAAAATTATTCGTACTGTCTATTCCTGTTATAATAGGAATGTTATTAGTAGAGCAATTTAAACTAACAATCGCTATTTCTCGTATTGTAGAACCAATGACAAGCCCATTTCGTACCTCTTCAACCAAAACACAAAACATACTTGCCTGTTGTATTGATGCGGTATAATTAATTTGCCCTGTTTGCGTATCAATAGAAACAGGATTAGTCGCCCCCAAAGGAGCTGTTCCGCTATAGCCTGAGTTATAATTAACCGTTTGATTAGAATCTTGAAGACAAGGAATCAGAGAAAATCTCAAACTATCACCATCAGGATCTACAGCACCTTGATTGTAGGTTGATGACCAATTAGCACAAGCCCCAATAATAGGAGGATTCATAAAAAAAGGAGATGTATTGCATGGAATAGAAAAATTTTTTATTTCCGTTTCTAAATAAAATAGCGTAGTATCTGGATCATTTATAGATGTTAAACTATCGCTGCGACAGCAGCTTTGCCAACTAAGATTAATCATGGAGCAAGTAGCAGGAATAACAAGCGTATCTATATATGAATAGTGCTCTACTCCTCTAGTTCCTGTTCCTCCATTACAAGAACTTCCACTAGCACCCCCAAATATAGAACTAGTTACATCCACAGGTGAGCCTGCTGCTTTGGGCATCAAAAGTACTCCTGCATTCAATCCTTGGCAAGCACCCGACCAGTTTAAAGATATAGAATCGGGTAGATCAGCACCCGAACAATCGGCATACACATTTAAGGAAACTTGATAGGTATTTACTCCTATACATTCGTAAGATATTTCTCCTCCTAATAGGCTTGCTGTTTGTCCATTAACAAGATTTATTCCCCATAAATAGCTTACAATTAATGCCCAAAGAAGGTTAAAATTCTTTTTCATTAGATAAAGTGTTTTAATGGTTATGTGATGTTTTTTATAATTGCTAAAGATACCTCATAAGGTATTTTTTTTAAATTACAATTATAACGATGTAGCACTAGGTATGGCTGCTTACTAAGCTATATATTACGATTAAGGCATTCAATTTGTTTTTCAATCAAACTAACATTAGTTTTTTTTGGATTTTTAATAAAAGAATTGTTTTTTAAAACATTACTCCATTGAAACCTCGTAGTAGCAGCGAAGCAAAGCAACGGAGTATTATTAAAACATAGACGTTGAATGCCCCTCTCTTAAAAATCTCAAATTTAACGCTATTCATTCACTTTTAATTTAGTTGAAACATGTCTCAAAAATACTTGGGTTTTCCATTATCAAAAGAATTAGAAAATCGTGTTCAAGACGTTTTATTGGATCTAAAAAATAACCATGACCGTCGCCAATTTGCCCTAAAGCTATTCCAAGTAATTAGTGATTTGTCTGACGAAGGATTAGATTATTACTTTATTCAATCTTTAAAAAAAGCAGGCTTAAGTAAAATCAAAATGATTGCTGTTGAAAATGCCATCAAAGTTGGTAAAAAAGCAATTTTGGGTGTTGGCAAAAGTATTATAAAAGCTATGAATGACGAACAACTGCTCGTTATCGGAAGTGTCTTGGAGGACTCTTTAACCATTCGCTCAGAAGAAGCATAAAATCTATTGATTAGTGAGCTAAGCGACTATTCACAATAAATATCAACCAACTCAAGTTATAGTTTTATGGATGGTTTCGTCCAGTCATGCTTTTACTTGCTATGTATTTTGTACTAAGATTTTGATTATCAACTGCATAACACTCATGCAATCAACTAATCCATAATCATGATTTTTTTTTATAGCTTAATAATTCTTGCCTTTTGTTCTGTTTCCAGCTGGGCACAAACAGCCACATCTAAATTAGAAGTAGGGCGTCTTTCTGAACCTTTGTTAGAAGCATTGATTCTTGAAAAAGTCAATACACATCGTCAGGAGAAAAGTCTAGGAGAATTACAAAATGAAGCAACACTTGCCAAAGCAGCTGCTAATCACTCTTCTTATCAAGGAAGCATCAAAGAATTAACACACGAACAGCGGAATGCTAGTCTGAAAACTCCCGCTTTGAGGGTTGCTAAATTTGGTGGCAACTTTAATTTAGTTGGTGAAAATGTTGCTTTGGTTCCTTTGGGTGTAGAAAGCACCTATGCCAGTATAGCAGAAGATTTTTTTCAAGCTTGGAAAAACTCACCACCGCATTATAAGAATATGATTAGCCCAGATTATAAGAACTCTGGCATTCGTTTTCGGTTTGGGAAAGATTCCAAAACTAAAACACCAATCATTTATGCAACTCATGTATTTGCTGGATTAAAAGCTCGCTTCTTTTCTGATGTCATTACTCCTAGTGATAATTATGGTGTATTGCCCTATAACGAGACGTGTAATTATTACAAAAAAACCAATGCCATCGCCGAAGTCTTAGCAAATTTTGTTGTTGTCAAAAAAGACTCTGTCTATTTGCATTATCATAATTTAAAGCACATTCAACAATATTTTTTGACCAATGAAAACGATGGTTTTACAATCGACATTGTTGAACGCAAGCAATTTCCTTGCGACGCGAGTAACTTGATCAGTTCTACAGGGGCTTATCAAGGAGTTCCAATGCCTCCTAAATTTAGAGATGAGTTGTTGCTTAACAATCCTATGCAAGCACAGAACAAATTCTTAGCTTTTCTTGGCGTTCTTCCCGAAGGTTTGGTAGATAATTATCAATTAAATGTTGTTAGCATTCGAGAAAATTGTGCTTGTACCAATTCTAGCTATTTAGAAGTTCCTGTTAATGATATTCCCTTGGTCAAAATTCTTCCCGTTTGGCACACGACATTCAAGGTAAACAAATTGGACTACGAAGAACAAATCACAGAGGTTCAATTTGGTCAAGGAAAATCAGATTTAAATCATTCAGAAATAGCTCAAATAAAACAATTGATACAAAACTATCAAAAGAACATCCAACGCATACACATTTTTGCAACAAGTTCAGTTGAAGGCAATAGTGATAAAAACGAACAGTTGGGAATAGATAGAGCCATGCACATACAACAAATTTTTGAACAAGCAGGCTATCCTTCTGACATCATCAATTATCACACTTTAGAACGTTGGGATCTATTCCGTCAGCAAGTCAAAGGAACGCCTTTTGCCTTTCTTTTGGAAATGACCAATGCTCAAATTCAACAACGCCTTAATACAGATCAAGAGCTATTTAACAAAGTTGAATATCTATTGGCACAACAACGAAAAACTCAAATTACGCTAAAAATTGCTACCGAAGAAAAATTCGCAACAATCCCCTACAATGAACAAGAGTTATTAATAGACTTTGAACGCCTTTTGGAGAATAAGGAGTTAGAAGCAGCTTTGGAAATTCAGTCTCAAATGGTCTATGCTTTTGTCAATGATAAGCTAAAAAAATCAACGCTGTTGGCGACTAAAATTCCATTAGAAAAAGAGTATATTCCTATGCTCAGTAATCAAATTGCGGTAGAGTTATTCTTTGGGGATTATATTCCTCATTCTGTTTTGGTTCCCAATTGGGGCGATCCATTTTTTAGTGTTGATCAAGCTTTTTTGGACAAATTAGTTCAACTTGTTCAATTATCTGAAACAGATTTACCACTCCAATACAATTTAAGCGCTTTTGCTATCAAATACATGCGATACACACGAGCAAGTATTATGGATGCCGCACAACTTTACGAAAAAATATTGGGATTCTCTGATAGTAATATTTATGGGAAATTCAGTACTTGGAATCAAATAGAAATAGAACGTTTGAAATTAAATTTTCACTTAGCTGCTGCCGATTATTTTTATCAAAAATTTGAGTACGAAAAACGAGATAACTCTCTAAAATACGTTCGTAAACACTACGCTAATCAAGATTTAAAAATAGATGAGGCGCTTTATTTAGCTACTTATTTTAATCAAAATTATCGTTTTACTTGGGCAATTGATTTGCTCAAAAACAGCTTAAAAGAAGCACCGAATCACGAAGATACTTATTTTACCTATGTTCAAACATCGACTTTGTTACAGGATTTTAATCAAGCATTGGATACGTCTTATTTGGAAGACATAGCTAAAGCTCTAGAGATGAATGCTAATCGATGTTGTACTTGGATGAACACCAATTATCAACTAATGCAAAATCCTCAGTTCAAGGCAATTTACTGCCAAAATTGCCTTGAAGAGAAATAGTAATATGAAGAAGATTGAAAGTTTAATTAGGAAGCTGCTCAAAGCAAATCAACATCAAACCACTCGAAACCTTAATACCGTTTTAAGCTTATCGACAGCCACTTTTCTAAAATCTGATAGATAAATTTCTCTATGCACTTTTGATATTCTGGTTAGATTCTGCTCTTTAGCAAATGCTTCCATCAATTGAAAACTTTCTGGCTCATTATCATAACTCCCAATGTGCAACATTTGTACACATTTTCC
It includes:
- a CDS encoding hotdog fold thioesterase, with the protein product MKIWKQSFTLEGLDNMSANTLSETFDIKFVEFGDNYLIAEMPVTNKNVQPMRILHGGASVALAETVGSIASVLCLDDPTTNHPVGLDINANHLRSVPEGGKVQAKVTPIHLGKKTHVWHIDITNEAGKMVCVSRLTMMIRKARI
- a CDS encoding T9SS type A sorting domain-containing protein, which codes for MKKNFNLLWALIVSYLWGINLVNGQTASLLGGEISYECIGVNTYQVSLNVYADCSGADLPDSISLNWSGACQGLNAGVLLMPKAAGSPVDVTSSIFGGASGSSCNGGTGTRGVEHYSYIDTLVIPATCSMINLSWQSCCRSDSLTSINDPDTTLFYLETEIKNFSIPCNTSPFFMNPPIIGACANWSSTYNQGAVDPDGDSLRFSLIPCLQDSNQTVNYNSGYSGTAPLGATNPVSIDTQTGQINYTASIQQASMFCVLVEEVRNGLVIGSTIREIAIVSLNCSTNNIPIITGIDSTNNFDTTILVGQTLCFDIHGEDLDTSQQLTMTWNNAIAGATFTIDTTNNPIGTFCWTPTVQDTGVHTFWVEVNDHAMPVPGVEVKGFTIQVNTTVGTDAIKTSSKNTFNVYPNPASNTIQITFDFPSNRETLKWKIVDTQGKVVKEETTIGKGNLTVDVQSLATGLYSIIATNNQGVFYEEKLIVR
- a CDS encoding CAP domain-containing protein, which codes for MIFFYSLIILAFCSVSSWAQTATSKLEVGRLSEPLLEALILEKVNTHRQEKSLGELQNEATLAKAAANHSSYQGSIKELTHEQRNASLKTPALRVAKFGGNFNLVGENVALVPLGVESTYASIAEDFFQAWKNSPPHYKNMISPDYKNSGIRFRFGKDSKTKTPIIYATHVFAGLKARFFSDVITPSDNYGVLPYNETCNYYKKTNAIAEVLANFVVVKKDSVYLHYHNLKHIQQYFLTNENDGFTIDIVERKQFPCDASNLISSTGAYQGVPMPPKFRDELLLNNPMQAQNKFLAFLGVLPEGLVDNYQLNVVSIRENCACTNSSYLEVPVNDIPLVKILPVWHTTFKVNKLDYEEQITEVQFGQGKSDLNHSEIAQIKQLIQNYQKNIQRIHIFATSSVEGNSDKNEQLGIDRAMHIQQIFEQAGYPSDIINYHTLERWDLFRQQVKGTPFAFLLEMTNAQIQQRLNTDQELFNKVEYLLAQQRKTQITLKIATEEKFATIPYNEQELLIDFERLLENKELEAALEIQSQMVYAFVNDKLKKSTLLATKIPLEKEYIPMLSNQIAVELFFGDYIPHSVLVPNWGDPFFSVDQAFLDKLVQLVQLSETDLPLQYNLSAFAIKYMRYTRASIMDAAQLYEKILGFSDSNIYGKFSTWNQIEIERLKLNFHLAAADYFYQKFEYEKRDNSLKYVRKHYANQDLKIDEALYLATYFNQNYRFTWAIDLLKNSLKEAPNHEDTYFTYVQTSTLLQDFNQALDTSYLEDIAKALEMNANRCCTWMNTNYQLMQNPQFKAIYCQNCLEEK